The window ACAAGTGTCTCGGCAAGTAGGCAGGACTCGGCTTGCAGAGCCTGTCTATCCGCCTGGTCAAGCTGATAAATTTCTCTGATATTGTGGCGCCTTGGTACCAGGATGAACCAGGGATATTGGCTATCGTTCATCATTAACAATTCCGTTAGCGCAAAGCTCCCTACGTTAAAACAATCTTGCGCTAGTTTTTGATGAAGTAAGAAGTGCGGCATGGCTATCTCAACTGAAGAATAAAGTTTTATTGTAGCTATTTACCCATCAGCTATGCCGACTTTTACGCTAATTTATTTCCTGGCAACAAGTTTAAACTGCTGCAATTTCGCAGTAAGTATGTAGGTATTTTCGTTATCGTCTATGCTAAGACCAAATTGCTGATTTGATACCTAGATTTTTTAAAGCACATAAACATTTTCATGGGGGGGAGAAATAATGATGACGATGCAAAATAAGACCGGCGCAATATCCGGCCCTAGTTACCCGCTGGTACGGTTAAAACTTGGCGTGCTGTTGATAGGTTTCAGCTTCTCGGCTGCCACGCCAGCCGTGTCGCCTATCGCGGGATTGCTGCAAAATACCGACGGCATCAATTCCAGCCAGAGCAATATGGCAAATGTGATTGAAATTGCCTGTCCAGGCGGGCGGGGAATTAACTCGGACGATTTTCAGAATCGCTGCGATGCGGTAGTGGGTTCCGCTCTTAACCAATCAATACCGCAGACATTTAACGCGCTACAACAAACCTCACCCGAGCAGATACCGTCGCAAGGCGTTTCTGCTACGCGCACTTCTTTCAACGCGATTGCCGGACGGATGTCCGCCTTGCGAGCCGGTGCTCGCGGCTTTCAGGTCGCCGGCTTGGGTAGCGGTGCGGTGCCGATCAATTTGGCTTCGCTGGCAAACCCGCTTGGCGGCGCGGCGGGTGATAGTGGCGACGTTTGGGACCGATTGGGCGGTTTCGTCAACGGCAATTACAACACCGGCAATGTCGATACGGATGTCAATCAACTGGGTTATAACTTAAATAGCGGCAGCATTAATGCCGGCATAGACTATCGCTTTGGTAATGATTTGATTGTCGGTGCGGCGTTTACCTATACGCGCACCGAGTCCAGTTTCGACCGCAACGGCGGTACCTTGGATAGCGATGCTTACACCGGCGCGCTTTACAGTACCTACTACGCAACGGATAACTTGTATTTTGACGGTGTGGCGACCATGGGCGCCATCGATTACGCGTCGGTGCGGCATATCCAATATACGGTACCCAGTGAAACGGTAAATACACTTGCCAAAGCTGCGCCTACCGGGAACCAATACTCAGTTAGCGTAGGCAGTGGCTATAACTTTGCGGTAAAACAATGGCTGTTTAATCCCTATGTAAAAGCCAATTACATCAAACTCGATGTCGACGGTTTTAGTGAATCAGGCGGCAGCGGCTGGGGGATGGCATTTGCAGATCAGGGTGTCGAGTCGGTCACCACCACGGTTGGTAGTCAGATTTCCTACGCGGTTAGTACGGCTTGGGGTGTGTTTACGCCCAATGTACGCGGCGAATGGCATCATCAGTATAAAGACGGCAGCCGCAATATCGCGGTACGCTTTCTAGGCGATAACAGCAGCGGGTTAACCTTTAATACGGTGACTAACGCGCCGGACCGCAATTATTTCACGGTGGGTACGGGCGTATCGGGTACCTTTGCACAAGGCTTAAGCGCCTTTTTGAACTACGACGCGCTAGTGGGATACCGGGACGTGGAAAGTCATTTATTTACACTGGGCGCCCGCCTGGAGTTTTAGCCCGAGGATTCCGAGGCCGGCTTGTGCGAAGAGTCACCTGACTTATCCCACAAGCCTGATTTGCCCACGAGAATTAGGGCTGCCGTAACAGCTGTTCGCACAAAGCCGGTAACGGCGGTGGCGGCAGCGGCACGTTTTTCGACGGGGCTTTGGCTTCTGCGGAAAACCACCAAGCCAGGCTGGCGTCGCAACCGTCGCCAGCAGGCAACGGTTCTTGCGAGTCGCAATTTAGGTTATGCGTTGGACATTTCAAGCGTACATGAAAATGATCGTCGTGTTTCCACCATGGGCGAATCTTACGCAACCATTCGCCGGCTCCGGCACTTTTGGTGGTGCACAACTCTTGTTTGATGCTGGGGTTTACAAAAATCCTGTCAACCTCCGGCTGGCGTGCAGCGGCTTCCAGAACCTTTGCCAGATCCGGAGACCAATGCCGGTAATCGATAGTATCGTTTTGCATGTCCACGACCGACGGCGCGCTCCAGGTTTCGCGTTCGTTGGCGCTTAGCTGCCGATTACTGGCTTGTTCCGATAACAAAAACCATATATCCACATCCAAGCCTGATTGATGGCTGCGATGGCCGCTTAAGGTCGGGCCGCCGCGCGGTTGCCCCAAATCGCCAATCAACAACGAGCCTAGTTTTTGTTCAGCACTGAATTGGCCCAAGTGCTGGATAAAGCCGATTAAATTGGGGTGCCCATAATAGCGATGGCGGGACAGGCGCATCACTTGATAGCCTTGGCCGTCCAGGGGCAGGGTGGCAGCGCCGCTGATGCAGCCGCTGGTGTAGGTGCCTATGCTTTCGCTGGATTCCTGGGTCGGTGTGGTCATCTTGGCCCAGTCATGAGCGGTTGAGCCGGCCTTAACCTCGTAGCTAACGCTAAAAACGGCAACGCCTAATAATAATGTCGAAAGGGCAGCAAGTCGCATGATGAAGTGGCCAGGAAATGGAGTGATTGGTTGGGATTATAGCGTCGGCTTACCGATGGCGGCTATTGCATCGGTCACGCGTCGTCCCAAACTCATGCTGGGTATCTCCAGCCAGTGATAGAACAGCAAGGAAACCCCTTGTACGCAAGCTATCGTGACTAACCAGCCGCCAAACCATAAAGCCAGACGATTTTCAGTAAATCCTTCCAGAAATTTTAAAACCAGCGGTGTCAGACAAATCAGGATGGCCATATGGCTTAAATAGGCGCTGTAAGACACTTTGCCTATTTGCCGTAACACCGGTTGCGACAGCAAGCGTTGCGCATCTTTAGACCCAAGCACGAACATCAAAATCAAGCCCGCGCCCAAGCCGGAGCCTAGCCAGACCGCCGTATCGCCAAATATGTCGGACGGCACAAACGTACCGCAGGTATAAAACGCTAAGCCGGCCAATAGCAGTAAACGCCGATGCCAGCGCCGACCGGATAAGTAATGGGTTAGGTCGGTATAGTGTCTGGCAATAGTCATACCCAATAGAAAATGCAGCAAGAAAATCGACACACCTAACAGGCTCGTGGCCAATAGACCAAAAAACACCAGCCAGGAAGTGCCTCGTCCCGCCAGCAATAAACCTACTGGCAACAGCAGAGAAAGCACCAGTTCAATACTTAAAGTCCAAGCCTGTGGCAGTAGTACGATCAAGGATGGTAATTTCAATAAAAAGCTCTCGCGCAGCATATCGGCAGGGGTTAACGGAAATTTATGCCACATGCCGGTTATCCAGTCGGTCGGCGGCAGACTGGTTTGGAGTATATCGCTGTCGAACGTGTGCAAAAACAGGCCCGTGCTGATCAGCAAAACCAGTAAATAGGGCAGCCAGATCCGAAACATCCGATTGATCAAAAAGCGCGCCAAATGGAATTCGCTGAGATCCGGTATATGTCCCGCGCGAAAATAGCGCAAAGACAGCACCACACCACTGAGCACGAAAAACATCGAAACCGCCGCCGAGCCGTCCCACCAAATGTGTAGCGGCGAGAAATCCAGCACTTGCTGACAGAGCGGCGTTTCGCAAGGTAGTCCATAAGCGATCACGAAATGTTCGCTGATAACGGCCAAGGCCGCCAGACCGCGAATGGTGTCCAGGTAACTGATATGAGTTTTAGGCGCCACGGGCTTGAGTCTTTTAAAGTAGGAGGTATCGGCTGGGATAGGTATAGCAGGCTTTGGCTATTCGGCTATCTGTGCGCTGTTTTATTTGCCGGGTGTTCTGCAAGCCCAAGACGCCGATGAGCCAACCGTGGCTGTCAACCCCGCGAAGGAGGGATGCCCGATCAGCGCTTTAAAGCCGAGCAAACAACGCCTTTGCCTTTAAGTTAATTCCATTGCGATTTGCGTACATTGAAATTGCGGCCTTTGATTTTTCCGGCCCGCAAACAGGTCAAGGCTTTATCGGCGCTGCCGCGCTTCACCGCGACGTAGGCGTGTTTATCGAAGATATCGATTTTGCCCACTTCGCCACCGGATATACCGTTACCGCCGGTCAACGCGCCCAAAATGTCGCCCGGCCGCATTTTATCTTTGCGTCCACCGTCTATCCACAGTGTGACCATGGGTGGCTCGAAGCGGTGTTCGCTGCTGAGTTTAAACGGGGCGATTTCGTCCCACTTTACGGAGCCCGCAATATATTCTTCAATGGCTTTGACGCGGTTCATTTCCGCTTCGCTGACCAAACTCAGCGCCAGTCCTTTCGCGCCGGCTCGGCCGGTGCGGCCGATTCGGTGCACGTACACTTCCGGGTCCCAAGGCAGTTCGTAATTGATCACTGCCTGCATGTCTTTGATGTCCAGGCCGCGCGCGGCGACATCGGTGGCAACCAGAATCGAACAGCTTTTATTGGCAAAGCGCACCAGCACCTGATCGCGGTCTTTTTGCTCCAAATCACCGTGCAGGGCCTGCACGGAAAAACCGCAATTGGTCAAAGTATCCGCTACGTCCTGACATTCGCGCTTGGTGTTACAAAACACCACTGTCGATTCCGGGCGATGATAAGCCAGCAAATAACCCAAAGCGTTTAGGCGCTTGGCTTTGTCTACTTGATGAAAGCGTTGTTCGATAGGATTGTCGTGATGGCTGGTTTCGACGCTGACCGACACCGGTTTGAATTGAAACTTTTGGCTCAAGGCCCGAATCGGCTCCGCGTATGTCGCGGAGAACAACAGGGTTTGCCGATGCGTCGGCGCATAAGAGATCACGTCGGAGATGATGTCGGCAAAGCCCATGTCCAGCATGCGGTCGGCCTCGTCCAGTACCAACACTTTTAAATGATCCAGGCGCAAGCTGGCTTTTTGCAGATGCTCCTGCAAACGGCCCGGCGTTCCCACCACTACATGCACGCCGTGTTCCAGTGAACTGCGTTGCGGGGCAAACGGTGTGCCGCCGCATAGAGCCAGAACTTTGATGTTCTGAGTGAAGCGGGCCAATTGTCTGATTTCCTTACATACCTGGTCGGCCAGTTCGCGGGTAGGGCAGATCACCATGGCTTGCACTTTAAAGCTGCTTAAATCCAGCCGCGACAACAAACCGATGCCAAACGCCGCGGTCTTGCCGCTACCGGTCTTGGCTTGGGCAATCACATCCTTGCCTTCTAGTATATGCGGTAGGCTTTCGGCCTGAATCGGTGTCAGGTGGGTGTAGCCCAAGGATTCGATGTTTTCCAGTAGGGCGGGTTTTAACGGCAGGGACGAAAATTCAGGTGTATTCACAAAGACTCTAATCGATAAGATGCGGCACGCTTGCCGACATGCGGAAGGCAATGATAACAGAGTTGGGCTTTTGGTCATTGCTCAATCAACAGGCTGCCGGGCTTGCAATTTGCAGCCGATTTTAAGTCACTGCATCCCGGCAAGATTCACAT of the Methylomonas sp. MK1 genome contains:
- a CDS encoding HIT domain-containing protein, whose amino-acid sequence is MPHFLLHQKLAQDCFNVGSFALTELLMMNDSQYPWFILVPRRHNIREIYQLDQADRQALQAESCLLAETLVNIYHPDKLNIAAIGNLVPQLHLHHVVRYQTDKAWPAPVWGKLASLPYAGYQAEQRITQLRSALQPHLIN
- a CDS encoding autotransporter outer membrane beta-barrel domain-containing protein: MMTMQNKTGAISGPSYPLVRLKLGVLLIGFSFSAATPAVSPIAGLLQNTDGINSSQSNMANVIEIACPGGRGINSDDFQNRCDAVVGSALNQSIPQTFNALQQTSPEQIPSQGVSATRTSFNAIAGRMSALRAGARGFQVAGLGSGAVPINLASLANPLGGAAGDSGDVWDRLGGFVNGNYNTGNVDTDVNQLGYNLNSGSINAGIDYRFGNDLIVGAAFTYTRTESSFDRNGGTLDSDAYTGALYSTYYATDNLYFDGVATMGAIDYASVRHIQYTVPSETVNTLAKAAPTGNQYSVSVGSGYNFAVKQWLFNPYVKANYIKLDVDGFSESGGSGWGMAFADQGVESVTTTVGSQISYAVSTAWGVFTPNVRGEWHHQYKDGSRNIAVRFLGDNSSGLTFNTVTNAPDRNYFTVGTGVSGTFAQGLSAFLNYDALVGYRDVESHLFTLGARLEF
- the mepA gene encoding penicillin-insensitive murein endopeptidase, with translation MRLAALSTLLLGVAVFSVSYEVKAGSTAHDWAKMTTPTQESSESIGTYTSGCISGAATLPLDGQGYQVMRLSRHRYYGHPNLIGFIQHLGQFSAEQKLGSLLIGDLGQPRGGPTLSGHRSHQSGLDVDIWFLLSEQASNRQLSANERETWSAPSVVDMQNDTIDYRHWSPDLAKVLEAAARQPEVDRIFVNPSIKQELCTTKSAGAGEWLRKIRPWWKHDDHFHVRLKCPTHNLNCDSQEPLPAGDGCDASLAWWFSAEAKAPSKNVPLPPPPLPALCEQLLRQP
- a CDS encoding acyltransferase family protein; this translates as MAPKTHISYLDTIRGLAALAVISEHFVIAYGLPCETPLCQQVLDFSPLHIWWDGSAAVSMFFVLSGVVLSLRYFRAGHIPDLSEFHLARFLINRMFRIWLPYLLVLLISTGLFLHTFDSDILQTSLPPTDWITGMWHKFPLTPADMLRESFLLKLPSLIVLLPQAWTLSIELVLSLLLPVGLLLAGRGTSWLVFFGLLATSLLGVSIFLLHFLLGMTIARHYTDLTHYLSGRRWHRRLLLLAGLAFYTCGTFVPSDIFGDTAVWLGSGLGAGLILMFVLGSKDAQRLLSQPVLRQIGKVSYSAYLSHMAILICLTPLVLKFLEGFTENRLALWFGGWLVTIACVQGVSLLFYHWLEIPSMSLGRRVTDAIAAIGKPTL
- the dbpA gene encoding ATP-dependent RNA helicase DbpA; translated protein: MNTPEFSSLPLKPALLENIESLGYTHLTPIQAESLPHILEGKDVIAQAKTGSGKTAAFGIGLLSRLDLSSFKVQAMVICPTRELADQVCKEIRQLARFTQNIKVLALCGGTPFAPQRSSLEHGVHVVVGTPGRLQEHLQKASLRLDHLKVLVLDEADRMLDMGFADIISDVISYAPTHRQTLLFSATYAEPIRALSQKFQFKPVSVSVETSHHDNPIEQRFHQVDKAKRLNALGYLLAYHRPESTVVFCNTKRECQDVADTLTNCGFSVQALHGDLEQKDRDQVLVRFANKSCSILVATDVAARGLDIKDMQAVINYELPWDPEVYVHRIGRTGRAGAKGLALSLVSEAEMNRVKAIEEYIAGSVKWDEIAPFKLSSEHRFEPPMVTLWIDGGRKDKMRPGDILGALTGGNGISGGEVGKIDIFDKHAYVAVKRGSADKALTCLRAGKIKGRNFNVRKSQWN